A region of Alteromonadaceae bacterium 2753L.S.0a.02 DNA encodes the following proteins:
- a CDS encoding methionyl-tRNA synthetase: protein MTAATANSPRKILVTSALPYANGSIHLGHMVETIQTDIWVRFQKLRGNQCIYVCADDAHGTAIMLRAEQLGLTPEQQIANVQAEHQADFDDFLIEFDNYHSTHSDENHELSSYIYEQLQNNGHIATRTVTQAFDPEKNLFLADRYVKGTCPKCKTPDQYGDNCENCSATYSPMELINPVSVISGATPVAKDSDHYFFTLPEFSDFLKQWTRAGHLQDEVANKLAEWLDSGLQEWDISRDAPYFGFEIPGHQGKYFYVWLDAPIGYMASFKNLCDKSDDLNFDEYWKPGSECELYHFIGKDIINFHALFWPAMLSDAGFRTPNKVCVHGFLTVDGTKMSKSRGTFINARTYLDHLNPEYLRYYYATKLTNSVDDLDLNLEDFVTKVNSDLVGKVVNIASRTAKFITKAGGSLSSTIAKPELWQRFVAADAIIAGHYENREFGKAMREIMALADAANEYIAEQAPWSLAKQEDTQEQVRDICSLGINCFAALMTYLKPVLPATAEKAEAFLNTSLSWTKPVSFLGEHAIAKFSPLMTRVETDKVQAMVDDSKETTAPASEQEAPQGWLSKEPLGEEIEYGEFAKIDLRVALIANAEHVEGADKLLRLTLDLGGETRNVFAGIKSAYKPEDLIGKKTVMVANLKPRKMKFGLSQGMVLAAGPGGKDLFVLEPDEGAEPGMRVM from the coding sequence ATGACTGCAGCAACTGCCAATTCTCCGAGAAAAATCCTGGTAACCAGCGCCCTGCCCTACGCTAATGGCTCAATCCACCTCGGCCACATGGTGGAAACAATTCAAACAGACATTTGGGTTCGCTTTCAAAAGTTACGCGGCAATCAATGCATTTATGTATGCGCAGACGATGCCCATGGCACAGCGATTATGTTACGTGCCGAACAGTTGGGTTTAACACCCGAGCAACAAATTGCCAATGTACAAGCGGAACACCAAGCTGATTTTGATGATTTTTTAATCGAATTCGATAACTATCATTCAACGCATTCCGATGAAAATCACGAGCTTTCCAGTTACATTTATGAGCAGTTGCAAAACAATGGCCACATCGCCACTCGCACGGTAACTCAGGCCTTCGACCCGGAAAAAAACCTGTTTCTCGCAGATCGCTACGTCAAAGGCACCTGCCCTAAATGTAAGACACCCGACCAATACGGCGATAACTGCGAAAATTGTAGTGCCACATATTCCCCCATGGAGTTGATAAACCCCGTCTCTGTAATTTCGGGCGCGACACCGGTTGCCAAAGACTCCGATCACTACTTTTTCACCCTGCCGGAATTCAGTGATTTTTTGAAACAATGGACACGCGCCGGGCATCTTCAGGACGAGGTTGCCAATAAGCTTGCAGAATGGCTCGACAGCGGTTTGCAGGAGTGGGATATTTCCCGCGACGCGCCCTACTTTGGTTTTGAAATTCCCGGTCACCAGGGTAAATACTTTTATGTGTGGCTCGACGCCCCCATTGGTTACATGGCGAGTTTCAAAAACCTCTGTGACAAATCTGACGATTTAAATTTCGACGAATATTGGAAACCTGGCTCAGAATGTGAGCTTTACCATTTTATCGGTAAAGATATTATTAATTTTCACGCATTGTTTTGGCCCGCAATGCTGAGCGATGCGGGTTTTAGAACACCCAACAAAGTCTGTGTGCACGGTTTTCTAACGGTCGACGGCACCAAGATGTCTAAATCGCGCGGCACCTTCATCAACGCCCGTACTTATTTGGATCACTTAAACCCCGAATATTTACGTTACTATTACGCGACCAAACTCACGAATAGCGTCGATGATTTGGATCTGAATCTCGAAGATTTTGTTACCAAGGTGAATTCCGATTTGGTGGGTAAGGTCGTTAATATTGCCAGTCGCACCGCAAAGTTTATTACCAAAGCCGGTGGCTCGCTATCCAGTACCATCGCCAAACCAGAGCTGTGGCAACGCTTTGTTGCTGCAGACGCAATTATCGCGGGGCACTATGAAAACCGCGAATTTGGTAAAGCGATGCGTGAAATTATGGCGCTCGCCGACGCGGCAAATGAATACATTGCCGAGCAGGCGCCCTGGTCCTTAGCCAAGCAGGAGGACACACAGGAACAGGTTCGGGATATTTGCAGCCTTGGCATTAATTGTTTTGCAGCGTTAATGACTTATTTAAAGCCAGTGCTACCGGCGACAGCAGAGAAAGCTGAAGCCTTTTTAAATACCTCTTTAAGTTGGACAAAGCCGGTCAGTTTTTTAGGCGAGCACGCCATTGCAAAATTTTCTCCACTTATGACACGTGTAGAAACCGACAAGGTACAAGCCATGGTCGATGACAGTAAAGAAACCACTGCCCCAGCCAGCGAACAGGAAGCTCCGCAAGGCTGGCTGAGCAAAGAACCGCTTGGCGAAGAAATCGAATATGGTGAATTCGCTAAAATCGATTTACGTGTGGCACTCATTGCCAACGCGGAGCATGTTGAAGGCGCAGACAAACTATTGCGACTTACGCTCGATTTGGGCGGCGAAACCCGCAATGTATTTGCTGGAATAAAAAGCGCCTACAAACCTGAAGATCTGATTGGTAAAAAAACCGTGATGGTTGCCAATTTGAAACCGCGCAAAATGAAATTTGGATTGTCGCAAGGCATGGTTCTGGCTGCTGGGCCTGGCGGCAAAGATCTGTTCGTGCTGGAACCCGATGAAGGTGCGGAACCGGGAATGCGCGTGATGTAA
- a CDS encoding electron transport complex protein RnfA: MTEFAIILLSTVLVNNFVLVQFLGLCPFMGVSNKLETAIGMSTATTFVLTLASICSYVVHSWVLEPLGLTYLKTISFILVIAAVVQFAKMFIEKTSPLLYRVLGVFLPLITTNCAVLGVALQNTNKAHNFLQSTFYGFGAALGFSLVLILFSAMRERLAVADVPLPFKGAAIGMITAGLMSLAFMGFAGLV, translated from the coding sequence ATGACTGAGTTTGCCATCATATTATTGAGTACAGTACTGGTTAATAATTTTGTACTTGTACAATTTTTAGGGCTCTGTCCATTTATGGGAGTTTCCAATAAATTGGAAACCGCTATTGGCATGAGCACGGCCACCACCTTTGTGCTCACGCTGGCATCGATCTGCAGCTATGTGGTTCACAGCTGGGTATTGGAACCCCTGGGGCTCACCTATCTTAAAACGATTTCATTTATATTAGTGATTGCGGCTGTTGTTCAGTTCGCCAAAATGTTTATCGAAAAAACCAGCCCTTTGCTATATCGGGTATTGGGTGTTTTCCTGCCGTTAATTACAACCAACTGTGCCGTTCTCGGTGTGGCACTGCAAAATACCAATAAAGCACACAACTTTCTGCAATCGACTTTTTATGGCTTCGGTGCCGCGTTGGGGTTTTCACTGGTACTTATTTTATTTTCTGCAATGCGTGAGCGCCTTGCAGTTGCGGATGTGCCGCTGCCGTTTAAAGGCGCAGCAATTGGAATGATTACGGCAGGTTTGATGTCGCTGGCTTTTATGGGGTTTGCAGGGTTAGTTTAG
- a CDS encoding electron transport complex protein RnfB: MTEFLLQQPILAALIALGAMAAIFGAVLGFAAVKFKVEGDPLVEQIDALLPQTQCGQCGYPGCRPYAQAIVDGDAINKCPPGGHTTIAALANLLDVEAPALDAEHGEESATKKVAFIREEECIGCTKCIQACPVDAILGAAKQMHTVIASECTGCDLCVEPCPVDCIEMRPEQHGLADWKWDLPKKPQIIASDSSQEHAA, translated from the coding sequence ATGACGGAGTTTTTATTACAGCAACCCATTCTCGCCGCACTGATTGCGTTGGGTGCTATGGCTGCCATTTTCGGTGCAGTACTGGGTTTTGCTGCCGTAAAATTTAAGGTTGAAGGCGACCCACTCGTTGAACAAATCGACGCACTCCTGCCGCAAACCCAATGCGGTCAGTGCGGCTACCCAGGTTGCCGCCCCTACGCCCAGGCGATCGTCGATGGCGATGCCATTAACAAGTGCCCACCGGGTGGCCACACCACCATCGCAGCATTGGCTAATTTATTAGATGTTGAAGCGCCAGCGCTGGATGCAGAGCATGGTGAAGAATCTGCAACCAAAAAGGTGGCCTTCATCCGCGAAGAAGAATGTATTGGCTGCACGAAATGCATTCAGGCCTGTCCGGTAGATGCCATTCTGGGCGCAGCCAAGCAAATGCATACAGTGATCGCCTCGGAATGCACTGGCTGTGATTTGTGCGTAGAACCCTGCCCGGTTGACTGCATAGAAATGCGTCCCGAACAACACGGCCTGGCTGATTGGAAATGGGATTTGCCCAAAAAACCTCAAATTATTGCAAGCGACAGTAGTCAGGAGCATGCCGCATGA